The Romeriopsis navalis LEGE 11480 genome includes the window GCCACGGAGCTTTTTCCAGGCTTCATCAAGGCGATCGGCGAGTGCGTCAAACATGGGTTCTACAGAAAAATTAAACGGCAATCATCCCCGGCTATGGACACAGCAACGAGGCTTTATCAGGCAAATCAAACCAGCTCAGGATTCGATTGAGGTAGACTAGGCAAATTGCCTCTAATCTTGCTTCACTAGCCTGACACTCAATGGTAACGCGTGACGTAGTCGATCGGATTGTCAAATTCAATGCTGATCGACAAATTGACGGAGTCCAGCGCAAATATGCCGCGATGGCCAATGATCCATTTAGCTTTTTTCGGGGCACCTGCCACCTGTTCTATCAGGACTTAGCCACCCCCGACGCGCAACCCATCCATGCAACACCGCCGGTCTGGATTTGTGGCGATCTGCATTTGCAAAACTTTGGCAGCTTCAAGGGTGACGATCGTCTAGTTTACTTTGACCTCAACGACTTCGATGAAGCCTTATTGGCCCCCTGCGGCTGGGAATTAGTCCGCTTGCTCACCAGTTTATTCGTGGCGCGGGAAGTGACGGATCTCGATCGCGATGCCACCCAAACCCTGGCCCAACTCTTTCTCACCAGTTACACCACGGAACTTCTCACCGGCAAATCCCGCACGATTCACCGGGAAACGGCCACTGGGGTGGTTGCAAAACTGCTCGAAGATCTGCGGAAACGCGATCGCCCTAAATTTCTTAATAAACGTTCAGTCTCCGACGGTCAACTCCGCCAGTTCAAATTCAAATCTGGCAAAACCGAACCCATCAGTGACGCCATCGCCACCCAAATTCAGGACTGCATTCAGCAATGGGCCGCGACGACAGCCAAACCAGAATTCTACAAAATTCTCGATATTGCCCACCGCATTGCTGGCAACGGCAGTTTAGGCCTAGAGCGCTACATCATCCTGGTCCAAGGCAAAGGCTCACCGGATCAGAATTACTGCCTCGATCTCAAAGCATCCCGACCGTCATCGCTCCAGCCATACCTCAGCCAAAGCTGCCCCGAAATTAGGCAACCCAATTGGTCCACCAACGCCGATCGCATCGTCGCGATTCAACAACGGTTTCAAGAGTCCCCACCGGCATTGCTGCATCCACTCCAACTGCGCCAAAAATCCTTCGTCCTGCGCGAACTCCAACCCACCGCCGACAAAGTTGATCTTCCTAAACACAGCGGGAAACTGAAACGTCTGGGCAAGTTAGTCGAAACCATGGCCCAAGTGACAGCTTGGGGACAGCTCCGCAGTAGCGGCCGGGCGGGGAGCACGATCGCCGATGAGCTGATCGATTTTGCCCAGCGGGCCCGGCAGTGGCACCCTGCGTTGCTGCAATACGCCGCACAATATGCCCAACAAGTTCATGCGGACCATGCACAATTTCAGCAAGCTTGGCAAAGTGGCGTACTGCATCCGCCAAAGTGAAGGCGGCAAACTACCCCCAAACAAGTGATTCAGACCACTCCGCGCTGATCGTGCGCCGCAAAATCGATGAGCAATTCGCCCAGACTGCGGGCACCCTAAGCCCAACTGTCGCCTTGCATCGCTGCCATGTCCTTCTCGCTCGAAATCTTGGCCTTTCCCATTCTGACCAATCGAGCCCGATACCATACTTGCTTTATCGAAATCCCGGAAGAAGATAAGCCGATCGCCGGGATTGAGGTCATTGGCAAATATTACAGTTTTGCCCGGTTCTGCCCGGATCAGGCACGCGCCTTTGAAACCACCTCCCGCTTGCTCGATCGTGAACGACTCTCC containing:
- a CDS encoding DUF2252 domain-containing protein → MVTRDVVDRIVKFNADRQIDGVQRKYAAMANDPFSFFRGTCHLFYQDLATPDAQPIHATPPVWICGDLHLQNFGSFKGDDRLVYFDLNDFDEALLAPCGWELVRLLTSLFVAREVTDLDRDATQTLAQLFLTSYTTELLTGKSRTIHRETATGVVAKLLEDLRKRDRPKFLNKRSVSDGQLRQFKFKSGKTEPISDAIATQIQDCIQQWAATTAKPEFYKILDIAHRIAGNGSLGLERYIILVQGKGSPDQNYCLDLKASRPSSLQPYLSQSCPEIRQPNWSTNADRIVAIQQRFQESPPALLHPLQLRQKSFVLRELQPTADKVDLPKHSGKLKRLGKLVETMAQVTAWGQLRSSGRAGSTIADELIDFAQRARQWHPALLQYAAQYAQQVHADHAQFQQAWQSGVLHPPK